The Epinephelus lanceolatus isolate andai-2023 chromosome 13, ASM4190304v1, whole genome shotgun sequence genomic interval CACCGAGCTGTGGCAGAGGACTTGAACTTAACCCCCAAACCCCCATCACATTAACAACCAACAACCCAGATCCTGTCTAAACAAAGGTCATGATTATTTTCATATAtcacttaaaataaaataaaaaaaagcattgatgtttatttaaaaaaaaacaaaaaaaacatggtcCTTAAATTAAAGCATCAATAATTATGTGTCTGAATCAACATGAGTTAAGAGGGTTGCCACTTTTCTAAACCGCTTATTGTGCAATAATAATTCATCATATGCCAGaggattttcatttttgtttatctttaaaaaaaaaatatatatatagcaatGATTTTTAAGGGgcaattttttaaatgtcatttcctgtggaaattattttaaaaaaaaaaaggagagggaggagggagttTAGCTTCTAGCATTTCAGGAATACCATAATTTCCCAAAGCTGTTGCTTTAGAGCCGACTGTAAAGCAAATGTGTAATTTGATGGCCAGATGTATAACTTATTTTACTATGATGGTAGAACTTTTAATAATAAAGAATGTAAAAGCTGTCGGTGTTGCGTCACTAATCACTCACAGGATGTATATACTTTTCTACATGTCAAGGCGTTTGCTTTATTTGTAGAAAATAAGACATACATCTGAGCTGCTGCGGAGACAGAAACATGCTGATGCTCTGGATGAAACCACCAACCAAGCTGCTTCATTTGTAGTTTATTAGAAATTAAAAGCATTGTAAATGTTTGATACAATCCCCGTCAGTCTGTCAGACTGACTCAAACTCAAAGCGCTCCACAGGCCTCGCTTCACCCCGTCTCGTCGCGCttcatcatacacacacacagttactgtATACTCAGCAGTTAGTGTATCTTACAGTTAATTTACAGTCCTGAATATTGTGAcgttacaaaaataaaatctgaaatcAAACATGTAGATGTTTTTAGTGAACACAAACATCTGCAGAGTCAGACAGGAAACATAAAAACTTACATGcaactttaattaaaataaaaaaagcccttAATGACAGGGTGGTGTGAGATCTCAGAAGGTAGTAGTGGGCTCAAGGAGAAGACGATTCCTGTCCTTTGCCGGTAAAGATGCATCCTCTATAGATCAAATATATCTGTATACATATAACATCTGATCTGCAGATTAACacttggtttaaaaagaaacgTTCCTGGGCAGGTGACGAACGTCCAACCTGAACGTTTCTGCTCgcttagaaaaaaacatctggaCCGCAACACTGAATACAGAATCATGCAAACCATGCTGCATCCAATTTAATCTTAATGCATTTATAAAACCGTATGAAACTGTATTTAAATATAGTAAATCCAATACATACTGAAGCAGGAACACTGAACTGAGATGGAGACATTTAACTGCTACTCTTATTAATTCTGGGCTGAAACAAATATTTAGTACAGAAATTATATTTGAGATATGTCCTGACAAAGCCGACACCACGTTTAAAAATGGTCAGTGCATCATAAAATGACACCTACTGTATGTTTCACCCATAACTGCACCAGTTTAACATTGCAGATGCCACTGCTGGATTCAATACTGTCTGTGACTTTTTAAGTGTTTAGGATTActattatatataattataaatGTGCTGTTTTCATCTTATGATAGCTTTAATGTAGAGACAACAGCGTGCCAGCTGAAACTTGAAGAACATATTGAACAGCAGGAAGAGCTCTGATTGGACATGCATACGACAGCTGCCTAATCAGAGTATCTGCTGCTTTAAATTAAGGCCGCACTAATCAAACGCGTTATACTTTTAACAACTCAAATGACGAATTGTTAAAGTGGAAACTGTGAATGTTAAAGCACATAAATTCTGAGATGATCGTAAATTAATGTATCTAATAgtcttttaaaaattatttttgcgATCCAGATTTTCTCAGACGCGTCACTACTGGGAGACAGtgttttcataaaactaggctgtctatgTGGTAAAAAGACGGAAATACGTTTGAGATTGGtgccagagaaaacaaaagaaaagagctgtgacatttgcttttgctcaagaggtagaaaacctacaactaccagaatgcactgcaccagtCCCGCTAGTGGGTGACACAATGCAGCTGGGCCGTTTGGCAAGGAAACTCTAAAAGAAGGAGAGGACATGACGTCAGTTTCACATTGGAGCCAGACTTTGATGTCAGTTCTATTGGAGTTAAAAGGAGCAGACATGGCAGTCACACTATAACCCATCATATCTTTAGTGTTTCAACTTGTTTCAACCACCATATTTAAGAAACACACATTATACGATATTTATCTAAATgtgcacatttgtttttcttgttactggtctccaaacagatcgTGGCTCTGTCCGTCAGCTGCATATTCAACTTAAGCCCATGTTTGCTCTGAGCTACATCATGAAACGCAGCCAACCGGGACGggtcaattcaattcaatagaacATTTGCTATCACTCTCTGACACCGcagctctgtttgtttctgttacaCCTTCACCAGAGTTATCGCTTAACATTAATGGTTTTATCCCCAAATTAACATAGGGCGTCCACTGACTATCGTAGCTAAACAAAGTCCAACTGCTAACTTAGTTCACTGACGAACAAAGCAACAAGTACCGGTAAGTAATGGAGGTCCACATTTAGCAGCACCTCCTGATTATATTTAGAAACATTATAGAGCTGCCTAACGTTAGCCCTCCTGATTATTAAATATCCTTAACTGTTTGAAGGTTGGTCAGTAATGATATCAAATACATGTAGCCTACAATACTTCGTGCTAGCAGCAGGTAGGTTAGCGATCTTGGACCCAACAGGGGCAGCTGACGGACAGAGCCGTGATCTATTTGGAAACCAGTAACAAGGAAAACGAACACGCACATTTAGATAAAACACAGTTGACAAAGTTTGTTTTAATCTGGTGGAAGGATTTTTCGGTCAAAGGCgaaacaacaaagatataaTGGGTTAGAGTGTGATTTGCCCTCCCACTGACTTAAATAGCAGTGGCACCAAAGTCTAGCACACATGCAAAATTCGGACGCTGTCACTGATGTCATGCTTTTTCTGTCTTCTATAGTTTCCTTGCCGTTTGGTAaattgacacaggaaacaaaatggcGGCAGGTCTGGTAACAAACGATCTCAAATTACATTTAAACTGTAAGCTAatacatgtttctgaaaacattttcggcaagaaataggcaacacagtaacagaatcttggtttatatttcatcAGCGCGGCTTAGTTCCACCATGTTTTCGGCTTGTAGCGCCGAGATGTGgctgctggtaagatggaggcaAGTTTACCACACTTTATtaacacagtggttcccaactggtccagacacagggtccagatttatcttcagtcattagttcaaggtcctcACAGTTcgatatattcagcatcatacttgtgtttgaccatgtggttgagctagtttgctgtctctgtcatgtagctgtccgttagtcacttactctacagcagggaacggcacttcaaaataaaagctctgtgctggaaatgcattgaacttcaaaataaagctttttttttttttttttttttaacaaacttgacatgttcacAAGTCACTCCTGgtcccacttttggaccaggacccaccagttgggaaccactgcattaaCACAATCGGTAAAGTATCTCTTTTAGcaagaataaaataaacttaattattaatttggggaatttaatctttttttacgCATTTAATAAATTCATCGAATCAATTAATAATTAAACACGATGAAAGTCTGTAATCGTGGCACACACAAACCATTGTGGACTAACTTTTAATATCTGCAAACACGTTACTGTTTGCATGTTGTGTTATTTATTCAGGGAATGACTTTGCAAACTCCACATAAAACTCAAATGAAGCACCTGCAGTAACTCACGTTGTGTCCCATTTACCAAAAATCAGTGAGCTGAGGAAGACTGGAGATGAGGTGGGTTGACTGTTTCAACATAACCCTGCTGTGATATGAACGCCGTGTGTCTCCACCTGGTCATAGGCAAACGTATTTAGAGTGTTTTTGGAGGAGGGTTACGCACTTGGCAACAGAATCAAAGAATACAAAACTCTTTACTTTCTTCATATACTCATTGGGAGAAAAAACGACCTTGGTTTAGTATTGCTGGATGTGATGAGGTGGAGCACCGCACTCTGCTGGATGTGGGTGCTGGGAGAGATTAAAAAGAGGGTGGGTCAAAGTTCGAGGCGCGCTGCGACTTAGCTGTCCTTGTGTAACGTCTGATGGAGATGGAGATAGAGTTGTTTCTTTGTTAGAAGCTGCAGTTTCTTTCTCTTGAAGTCCGTGGGCTTCTTGTACCTGAAATCAAAGCAGGTTCAGTTTATACGTCATGTTTCACAAAGGAATCGCTCACATGATTTAAATGTCACGTGTCAGTGGACTGACTCACAGTTCGATGACAATGGGGCCGGGTTTGATCTCGTCCATTTCCATGAAGGCAAAACATTTAGTGCTGGTAAACCTCTTTTTGGGTTTGTAGTGCTTGAATTCGAAGAAGATAGCTGCTCCTGGAAGAACGCACAGCgggtttcacaacattaactaAAGGGTTAACATACTAAATAATTACTGCACATCTAGACCCCAGTGGCATTAAAGGATAAGACTGGCCTTACTCTATACTTCGTTCGTCTCAGTACGTTTTCATGCACAGTGAAACCGAGCAACAGGTATAGCTCGACTAcaccatttaattggactactgtccttgtcccaggatacaagcacaggaggggaatccatttattgacaGAAGTATGTCCGACTCTGCTACAATAGGCAgcaatatgccccctttcagcttgtgtTATTGAACCTTTTTCTGGTCGACCTATCTcttcacagaccaaacaatcgacaagttagctacggttagctagcggCAAACTGGTGCCATAATGGACAACTtaacagctctgtacatttcggCTCTGGATGGTGatttcgccatgttgtttccagCTTCTTCCTCTGTTATGCCTTTAATGCTATTCGAGTTCCAGgttgcaagttttttttttcctaggatGGCGAAGGCAAGACCCGCCCCACTCTGCCCTACCCTAACCAATCTCATTCCAcatgcctaaccctaaccaatccagccaaaaaaggcaatgactactagccaatcagagggagagtagggtgAACCGTGCCTTTGCCATCCTAGGAAAATCAAATTACCTTCCAGGTCACAGCCCggggtggaaactgtggagcatgcagAGTGCCaaggccagtttgggtccgaTTGACCGCAGACATGCAGGTGTAATTTGACTCCCGAatgcattatctgggtgtgttagtatTTGAGAACTTCGATTTAATACGATTTTAGTCAggctaacatgtttacatgtattttagaAGACTGGTTTAAGATGGACCAACACAACAAATCGATTTTCTCTAAtatcatgtaaatgtactgactcAATACTTTTCGAATGACCTCCCTTGTCTGTGACTTCGTGTGGCCGCGAGCCGgatgagtgttggagatatcggctgtagagattgCTGCCTTCTCTTGAGTATAATGCAACTATAATGGTACtccttgtggtgctcaaagcgccaaaaaaacaaaactgactaggaactattttatttctacCGAACTGCACCCATTAAGCGAatcacagtgcagaaggaagtgtgcatctactgctagctcacctagcaccactgagctagctaatgttacagctcagccgaggtaGGCGCCATTAATGATTACTTCTCACGCTGTCACAAGCCTCTCTTCCGTGAGTAGATGAACCTTTTCTTTGTAGTTGGCGATggaggaaaatagttcctacatgacatttgagtgctatatcataggcaaacTGGagttgcttgagtttcttgaagacgtttcacctctcatccaagaggcttcctCAGTTCCAACAGACTGGTGCAGAGTCGCCGGCtctaaactctgtgtgggtgtgaacccttacaaaGTCGTTAGAGTCACCTGTGATCTCTGAGATTCAGAGTCGTTATGGTCAcctgtgagtcgttgacccacccagccatcatgtgtgtctagttgcctacgatataggatttaagattaccatgacctggatgactgagaatcttcaccaacatcctgctgacaacaaggtctgtggattatcttgactaacagggtcatgatttttggaaggagacattgctgtttagtGCAACCGACTTCcgttatattggagagaaggcagacatctctacagctgatatctccaacactccgcaactcacaccaaaacaacctaaACTGATGGacagcactgcaggtaagaggaaaagcatgtatttttgattctggggtgaactgtctctttaacatacagtacattaacAAGCAGTTGTGCCTTCAGTGCCCACTGTCACTGTAGTGACAGATCCTGCGTGACAGTGTGACTCATTCTGTGTCTTTGATAGTGACACAGAGGGATAAGATATATCAATCTTTAGCTACACAGACAGTGATGACAGTGggatcagtttattgttgatttCGGTCTttgaagtggaaacagacaactttacCTTTTGGTAATCTCTCCACATGTCTCTGGATTTCCACGTCCACGCTGAAGTGAATGTAGGTGTCTTCCTTCCTGGAGGCCAcaggtgtgtcctgcactggGTTCACATCTATGCCGTTCAAATCTGCAGCCAGAGAAACAACAGTGTGATCTTGGTTTTGCCAAACTAATGTTTTATACTCAGATTTTCACCTCAGGGTGATGTACGTCAGCAGCATTCTCACAGAGATGTGAACAAGTACCTTTGACACTGATGGTCATGTACGGATCGATGCACTGCCCAGCATCCTTCAACCCGATTTTTTCGATCTTTAGTGTAAGTAGTGTCATCCCAGGCTCTGAGGGTAACCGTGGCAACAAGGTACCTGTAGAGGACAAAGGTTGCAGACAGTTGCCTTAACAACAGAAAGAGATGTCATCTGAGATTAGCCAATAGCAGGCAGTATTTTCAGTGGCATGCTCTTCACCATCAGGTTACACGCTTTTGTGTCTGGGACTGATGAGgcaacatttgtttttgtcagtggagtctggctttgaagagagcacggatgagtttcactttcagtttgtcAACTGATGTTCTGGTatagctttgttgttgtttaacaCGGCCCCCGATCACTTCAatttatcaagaattttctcagatTTCAGATTCTTTTTTCACCGGAGGCATGCGAGAACAACATagctttcttcacaaattcaacgtaacacggggtgagtacCATAAAGCTTCAATTAAACGCCCAGGCTCTTCTACTAGTCTGGTGCAGCTACAcactttgacaaataaaggcctgtcgcaattagaagcctggtctggttgccaagcagttcatctTTTTGAAAGTTCTTTAAATCTATAaaacccagttcagaccaaagattcacagcgagacaagttgaaacatgCAACTTCTTATGTGCATAAGCAtaagcagcagcgacccaccatcCGACACCAgcacactgtgaggacggaaacagaggacTCGGCAGggatggagcacctgctgcagcaagtgaACACGCCATCTGCAGCCATTTtaacttgaccagcggacttcactacaagctgactggctgttgaaacatgttctaaaaccagatgctggcgatttgaccagctgagttgcacgtgacaccatcagccagcgtgagtcgagctcagaccggccagttcacaccgctgcaacttttctctgcaacgttctaaaacggtttcgtCTCGTcatgattgtttggtctgtattGGGCTTAAAAGTGGATTGTTGACTACCTACTTGAGCTAACTTCAGTTAGCTGTTTAGATCGCACATACAAACATAATTGTTTAAACTTTCGTCAATAGGGAGACgctacacattgttagctcggttcatttcattttactgaaaccatgagcaccagagaagacaaGTAGTGACTGTCTACCCTTGAGGTTGTCattaagtcagaatatgtgtccgtTCATCGATTACACGGTAcgttatttatatttctttagaCCATAAGGGTCCGCCAATCACAAGAATCAAAAGGTGTCGATCCATttattttcatccgcttatccggggcaaAGCACCcaagacatccctctccccagcaacgcctctgagctcctcctgggaaggcgttcccaggccagatgagatatataatccctccagtgtgttctgggtctgccccggggcctcctaccagtgggacgtgcctggaacacctctaacaggaggcacccaggaggaatcctgatcagatgcccgaaccacctcaactgaccccttttgatgcaaaggagcagcggctctactccaagctccctccagatgtcagAAGGTGTTTCTCATAAAGATTAATCCAACTTCTGAATATTGTtgtaacaggataaagtggtgttgtgtcggtgtGCCGGGTGGCGTAAAACAAGTGTCATAACATAACATATAATTGATGTTATTTGAAGcctaaaggcctgtcccaaatataggcctgttgagttaagtgatttaagcaaatattaGCCCAGGCTTCTAATTGAAGTTATATGGTAACTTCTacaaaaatgatcatttcagAGTCCCTTTACATTTTTGTCAGTTCAGCATCAGGCCATGTGTTCCCACTAACAGGCAGTGATAAAAACACGTTGATCATGCAGCAGAGAACGAGTTCAGACGTTGGTTGATAAAAGCCGTACCTTGTGAAGCTGCGAATGAGGCAGGCAGGAATGAGCGGTGAAGCCATGCACAGCACCGACAGAaggaaacaaaaagacacacagtcaaacagcccTCCCAAACAACAGGACAACATGACACAACAAATCAAACATCCCTCAAACAGCAGGTGTGTTTGATTAACTGTAACAGACACAGTACCGGGGGCTCTAGGGGGGAAAGCCTCTATGGATCCTGCTCCTGCTGCggcgtcctcctcctcctcctccagctccaggTTCTCCTCTTCACCTGGAGCGAAGATTTTCCTGACAGAGGAACGACAGGTTAGATGACGTCAACGATCACGCAGGATGTTCTGTAAAATACAGGCTCAAACTCGCAACAGTGTGAGATATAAGTAAAGGATATTTACCTTAGGGGCACTGGCTGCACATCAAAGGGGAATTTTTTGTTGTAGGTCAGAATATTTTGAATTACTGCAGACACAAAAGGAGGAAGATCAGAATACACAGTCATGACAGCAGGATTAACAAGGTGACACTTCATAACTCCCAGTCACTACACTTACTGGTTTCCAGTTTCTTCAGCTCTTCTAACTTGAAGTCTTCCTTTGACTGTGTGCACTGCAGAAGAACAGACATATTTAATACTCTCATATGCAGCAATTGTTCCCATTTAAATAATTTGTAAGTGCACAAGAGTGAGAGTAGGTGGAAGCACTTGAATCACAAATACTGTCAAGTGGAAAGTTTGATATGTTCTTAAAAGTCCTCATCTATGCTGACGattaatgtatttatatatatatatatatatatgttcttTTTAAGAAGCAACATTATTGGTGTATTGATTTGTTGTTCATCCTTATTGTTTGGTAGGTCACACCAGACAGGAAGGGAGGATGGGGTAGGATTTAAGTTGCATTTGTACACTAGTTCAGTGGTTTTCAAATGGTGTGCACTCCTGTGgaattttgtgataaccacacattattatagcaatattcaactgggcctacaCAAAAAGTTATTAACTAATTTtcaattgactgtatcagtatgttgtgcacacccatttcctaatGAAGAGGTAAATTCTGCC includes:
- the aida gene encoding axin interactor, dorsalization-associated protein, whose product is MSDVNKTIQKWHASFRKGTDFDSWGQLVEAIDEYQILARQLQKEVQSTNSSDFTEEQKKTLGKIATCLEMRSASLQCTQSKEDFKLEELKKLETIIQNILTYNKKFPFDVQPVPLRKIFAPGEEENLELEEEEEDAAAGAGSIEAFPPRAPGTLLPRLPSEPGMTLLTLKIEKIGLKDAGQCIDPYMTISVKDLNGIDVNPVQDTPVASRKEDTYIHFSVDVEIQRHVERLPKGAAIFFEFKHYKPKKRFTSTKCFAFMEMDEIKPGPIVIELYKKPTDFKRKKLQLLTKKQLYLHLHQTLHKDS